One window from the genome of Saccharomyces mikatae IFO 1815 strain IFO1815 genome assembly, chromosome: 2 encodes:
- the CST26 gene encoding putative acyltransferase (similar to Saccharomyces cerevisiae CST26 (YBR042C) and YDR018C; ancestral locus Anc_3.244), with protein sequence MLRQKITHKIRKVVVPGISLLVFFQGCLILLFLQITYKTLYCKNRVKKQIGLNKTKRLFIVLVSSILHVVAPSAVRITTENSSVPKGTFFKDLKKDRIFSHLKSNSVAICNHQIYTDWIFLWWLAYTSDFGANVFIILKKSLASIPILGFGMRNYNFIFMSRKWAQDKITLSNSLAGLDSNARGIGSLAGKSPERINEEGESIWNPEITDPEQIHWPYNLILFPEGTNLSADTRQKSAKYAAKVGKKAFKNILLPHSTGLRFSLQKLKPSIGNLYDITIGYSGVKQKEYGEQIYGLKSIFLEGKYPKLVDIHIRAFNVKDIPLEDENEFSEWLYNIWSDKDALMEKYYSTGSFVSDVETNHSVTDSFKINRIELIEVLILPALTIIWLAYKIFSFFSY encoded by the coding sequence ATGCTGCGTCAAAAAATAACCCATAAAATTAGAAAAGTTGTCGTTCCAGGTATTTCTTTATTAGTATTCTTCCAGGGATGTCTAattcttctgtttcttcaaatcacCTATAAAACTCTCTATTGTAAAAATAGAGTGAAGAAACAAATTGGTCTTAATAAAACCAAAAGGCTATTCATTGTCTTGGTATCATCCATTTTGCATGTGGTCGCACCATCTGCTGTGAGAATCACCACTGAAAACTCCAGTGTTCCCAAAGGcacttttttcaaggaCTTAAAGAAAGATAGAATTTTCTCTCATTTAAAATCCAATTCTGTGGCTATTTGTAATCACCAAATATATACGGATTGGATATTTCTATGGTGGCTAGCCTATACATCGGACTTCGGGGCCAATGTATTCATCATCCTGAAAAAGTCATTAGCATCTATCCCTATTCTTGGTTTCGGTATGAGAAACtataatttcatttttatgaGTAGGAAATGGGCTCAAGATAAAATAACCCTAAGCAATAGCCTTGCTGGACTTGACTCGAATGCAAGGGGCATCGGGTCACTTGCCGGGAAGTCCCCTGAACGTATAAATGAGGAAGGTGAGAGTATATGGAATCCAGAGATTACTGACCCAGAACAAATTCATTGGCCGTACAATCTAATCCTGTTCCCTGAAGGTACAAACCTCAGTGCCGACACCCGACAAAAGAGTGCCAAATACGCTGCTAAAGtaggaaaaaaagcttttaAGAATATACTATTGCCTCATTCTACGGGCTTGAGATTTTCGCTACAAAAGCTGAAGCCAAGCATTGGAAATCTTTATGACATCACAATTGGCTACTCAGGTgtcaaacaaaaagaatatggtGAACAAATATATGGATTGAAGAGTATATTTTTAGAAGGAAAATACCCCAAATTAGTTGATATTCATATCAGAGCTTTTAATGTCAAAGATATTCCCTTAGAAGATGAGAATGAATTTTCGGAATGGCTGTATAACATTTGGAGTGATAAAGATGCTTTGATGGAAAAATACTATTCCACGGGATCATTCGTAAGTGATGTTGAAACAAATCATTCTGTTACCGATAGTTTTAAGATTAACCGTATTGAATTAATCGAGGTTTTAATATTACCAGCTTTGACGATAATCTGGCTGGCTTataaaatcttttcttttttttcatattaa
- the SCO1 gene encoding Cu-binding protein SCO1 (similar to Saccharomyces cerevisiae SCO2 (YBR024W) and SCO1 (YBR037C); ancestral locus Anc_3.225), whose translation MLKLLRTTNLRLLQYCPVLPSRATRVSGNSAKFLTHRSFFTGTRLWQADGKKPLSRIPVGGTPIKSHEKVRDGSIEFSTGKAIALFLAVGGALSYFFNREKRRLETQKEAEANRGYGKPSLGGPFHLEDMNGNEFTEKNLLGKFSILYFGFSNCPDICPDELDKLGVWLNTLSSRYGISLQPLFITCDPARDSPAVLKEYLSDFHPSILGLTGTFDEVKNACKKYRVYFSTPPNVKPGQDYLVDHSIFFYLMDPEGQFVDALGRNYDEKTGVEKIVEHVKGYVPAEQRAKQKEAWYSFLFK comes from the coding sequence ATGCTAAAATTGTTAAGAACTACAAATCTGAGACTACTCCAGTACTGTCCCGTGCTGCCATCACGGGCTACAAGAGTGAGTGGCAATAGCGCTAAATTTCTCACACACAGGAGTTTCTTTACTGGAACGCGCCTGTGGCAAGCAGACGGTAAGAAACCATTGAGCAGAATCCCTGTGGGAGGTACGCCTATCAAGAGTCATGAGAAAGTGCGAGATGGCTCGATCGAGTTTTCTACAGGAAAGGCGATTGCCCTATTCCTAGCGGTTGGTGGGGcactttcttatttcttcaacagaGAGAAACGCAGATTGGAGACGCAGAAGGAGGCAGAAGCTAACAGAGGATACGGTAAACCTTCACTGGGAGGCCCCTTCCATCTGGAAGACATGAATGGTAATGAGTTTACGGAGAAAAATCTTCTGGGCAAATTTTCTATATTATACTTTGGGTTCAGTAACTGCCCCGACATCTGTCCTGATGAGCTGGACAAGCTGGGTGTATGGCTCAATACCCTTTCTTCAAGGTACGGCATCTCCTTACAGCCGTTGTTTATCACTTGCGATCCGGCAAGAGATTCTCCCGCTGTATTGAAAGAGTACTTGAGCGATTTTCATCCCTCCATCCTAGGGCTGACGGGCACATTCGACGAGGTGAAGAACGCATGCAAGAAATACAGGgtatatttttctactCCACCAAATGTCAAGCCGGGCCAAGATTATTTAGTGGATCActccattttcttctaccTCATGGACCCTGAGGGACAGTTTGTGGATGCTTTGGGCAGAAATTATGACGAAAAGACGGGTGTGGAAAAGATTGTAGAACACGTAAAGGGCTATGTGCCTGCAGAGCAGCGCGCTAAGCAGAAGGAGGCATGGTACTCTTTCTTATTTAAGTAA
- the FAT1 gene encoding long-chain fatty acid transporter FAT1 (similar to Saccharomyces cerevisiae FAT1 (YBR041W); ancestral locus Anc_3.243) — protein sequence MSPIQVVFFVLSRIFVLFFRLIKVIITPIQKSLGYLFGDYLEDLDRKYRFKEDWYIIPYFLKSVFCYIIDVRRHRFQNWYLFIKQVKQNGEHLAISYTRPMAEKGEFQLETFTYAETYNIVLRLSHILHFDYNVQAGDHVAIDCTNKPLFVFLWLSLWNIGAIPAFLNYNTKGTPLVHSLKISDITQVFIDPDASDPIKESEEGIKNALPGVKLNYIEEQDLMHELLNSQSPEFLQQDSIRTPSDLTDFKPSMLIYTSGTTGLPKSAIMSWRKSSVGCQVFGHVLHMSNESTVFTAMPLFHSTAALLGACAILSHGGCLALSHKFSASTFWKQVYLTGATHIQYVGEVCRYLLHTPISKYEKMHKVKVAYGNGLRPDIWQDFRKRFNIEVIGEFYGATEAPFATTTFQKGDFGVGACRNYGTIIQWFLSFQQTLVRMDPNDDSVIYRNSKGFCEVAPVGEPGEMLMRIFFPRKPETSFQGYLGNAKETKSKVVRNVFRRGDAWYRCGDLLKADENGLWYFLDRMGDTFRWKSENVSTTEVEDQLTASNKKLYAHVLVVGIKVPKYEGRAGFAVIKLTDNSLDISTKTKLLNDSLSRINLPSYALPLFVKFVDEIKMTDNHKILKKLYREQKLPKGLDGNDTIFWLKNYKRYEVLTTADWEAIDAQTIKL from the coding sequence ATGTCTCCCATACAggttgttttctttgttttatCAAGGATTTTCGTATTATTCTTTAGGTTAATTAAGGTAATTATTACCCCTATTCAGAAGTCATTGGGTTACTTATTTGGTGATTATCTGGAAGACTTAGATCGTAAATACAGGTTCAAGGAGGATTGGTACATTATCCCTTACTTTTTAAAGAGTGTGTTTTGTTATATTATTGATGTGAGAAGGCATAGATTTCAAAACTGGTATTTGTTCATTAAACAGGTGAAACAAAATGGTGAGCACTTAGCTATTAGCTACACCCGTCCTATGGCTGAAAAGGGCGAATTTCAACTCGAAACATTTACCTATGCTGAAACCTATAACATAGTTTTGAGGTTATCTCATATTTTGCATTTTGACTATAATGTTCAAGCCGGTGACCACGTGGCAATTGATTGTACCAATAAGCCCCTTTTCGTATTTCTATGGCTTTCTTTATGGAACATTGGTGCGATACCAGCTTTCTTAAACTATAATACTAAGGGTACTCCGTTGGTTCACTCTTTAAAGATTTCTGATATTACACAAGTGTTCATTGACCCTGATGCCAGTGATCCGATCAAAGAATCAGAAGAGGGGATAAAAAATGCACTTCCTGGAGTCAAATTAAACTATATTGAAGAACAAGATTTAATGCATGAACTTCTAAACTCGCAATCACCCGAATTCTTACAACAGGACTCCATTAGGACGCCATCAGACTTGACCGATTTCAAACCTTCTATGTTGATCTATACATCTGGAACAACAGGTTTACCGAAGTCCGCTATTATGTCTTGGAGAAAATCTTCCGTAGGCTGTCAAGTTTTTGGTCATGTTTTACATATGTCCAATGAAAGCACTGTTTTCACAGCCATGCCACTATTCCATTCTACTGCTGCCTTACTAGGTGCATGCGCCATTCTATCCCACGGTGGTTGTCTTGCTTTATCGCATAAGTTCTCTGCAAGTACATTTTGGAAGCAGGTTTATTTAACAGGGGCTACCCATATTCAATATGTCGGAGAAGTCTGTAGATACCTTTTACATACTCCGATTTCCAAGTATGAAAAGATGCATAAGGTTAAGGTTGCTTATGGTAATGGTTTAAGACCTGACATCTGGCAGGATTTTAGGAAGAGGTTCAATATAGAAGTTATTGGCGAATTTTATGGGGCGACCGAAGCTCCTTTCGCAACAACTACTTTTCAAAAGGGTGATTTTGGAGTTGGTGCTTGCAGGAACTATGGTACCATCATTCAGTGGTTTTTGTCGTTCCAACAAACATTGGTAAGAATGGATCCAAATGACGACTCTGTTATATATAGAAATTCTAAGGGTTTCTGTGAAGTGGCCCCAGTTGGCGAACCAGGTGAAATGTTGATGAGAATCTTTTTTCCTAGAAAACCAGAAACTTCTTTCCAAGGTTATCTTGGAAATGCGAAAGAGACAAAATCGAAGGTTGTGAGAAATGTTTTTAGGCGTGGCGATGCTTGGTATAGATGTGGTGACTTATTAAAAGCAGATGAAAATGGATTGTGGTATTTTCTTGACAGAATGGGCGATACTTTCAGATGGAAATCTGAAAATGTTTCCACTACTGAAGTAGAAGATCAATTAACAGCCAGTAACAAAAAACTATATGCTCACGTTCTTGTAGTTGGTATTAAAGTACCCAAGTATGAAGGGAGAGCCGGGTTTGCGGTTATTAAATTAACTGACAATTCTCTTGACATTTCTACCAAGACTAAACTATTAAATGACTCCTTGAGCCGTATAAATCTACCGTCTTATGCTCTACCTTTATTTGTCaaatttgttgatgaaatcaaaatgaCCGATAATCATAAGATCTTAAAGAAGCTTTATAGAGAGCAGAAATTACCAAAGGGTTTAGACGGTAATGACACTATATTTTGGCTCAAGAATTATAAGCGTTATGAAGTTTTGACAACCGCTGATTGGGAAGCTATCGATGCTCAAACAATTAAATTATAG
- the CHS2 gene encoding chitin synthase CHS2 (similar to Saccharomyces cerevisiae CHS2 (YBR038W); ancestral locus Anc_3.224) gives MTRNPFMVEPSSGSPGRRGVSNLSRFYTNTSSNSRWANPSEESLEDGYDQSNVFQGLPASPSRAALRYSPDRRHRTQFYRDSAHNSPVAPNRYAANLQESPKRAGEAVINLSEGSNLYPRDNADPPVVDPYHLSPQQHPSNNLFGSGRLYSQSSKYTMSTTSTTAPSLTEADDEKEKYLTSTTSYDDQSTIFSADTFNETKFELNHPTRQQYVRRANSESKRRMVSDLPPPSKKKALLKLDNPIPRGLLDTLPRRNSPEFTEMRYTACTVEPDDFLREGYTLRFAEMNRECQIAICITMYNEDKYSLARTIHSIMKNVAHLCKREKSHVWGPNGWKKVSVILISDGRAKVNQGSLDYLAALGVYQEDMAKASVNGDPVKAHIFELTTQVSINADLDYVSKDIVPVQLVFCLKEENKKKINSHRWLFNAFCPVLQPTVVTLVDVGTRLNNTAIYRLWKVFDMDSNVAGAAGQIKTMKGKWGLKLFNPLVASQNFEYKISNILDKPLESVFGYISVLPGALSAYRYRALKNHEDGTGPLRSYFLGETQEGRDHDVFTANMYLAEDRILCWELVAKRDAKWVLKYVKEATGETDVPEDVSEFISQRRRWLNGAMFAAIYAQLHFYQIWKTKHSVVRKFFLHVEFFYQFVQMLFSWFSIANFVLTFYYLAGSMNLIIKHGEALFIFFKYLIFCDLASLFIISMGNRPQGAKHLFITSMVILSICATYSLICGFVFAFKSLASGTESHKIFVDIVISLLSTYGLYFFSSLMYLDPWHMFTSSIQYFLTLPAFTCTLQIFAFCNTHDVSWGTKGSTQESKQLSKAIVVQGPDGKQIVETDWPQEVDKKFLEIKSRLKEPEFEEPSGNEKQSKNDYYRDIRTRIVMIWMLSNLILIMSIIQVFTPQDTDNGYLIFILWSVAALAAFRVVGSMAFLFMKYLRMIVSYRNKVEGSGSWEFSKMDLSNVFHKKG, from the coding sequence ATGACGAGAAACCCATTCATGGTAGAACCTTCGAGTGGTTCACCCGGTAGACGTGGTGTTTCGAATCTCTCGAGGTTTTATACAAACACAAGTAGTAACTCTCGGTGGGCCAATCCGAGTGAGGAGAGTTTAGAAGATGGATATGATCAATCTAATGTTTTCCAGGGCCTTCCAGCATCTCCTTCCAGAGCTGCATTAAGATATTCGCCAGACCGTCGCCATAGGACTCAGTTCTACCGTGATAGTGCCCATAACTCACCTGTTGCCCCCAACAGGTATGCTGCTAATTTACAAGAGTCTCCTAAGAGGGCAGGTGAGGCAGTTATAAATCTGAGTGAAGGTAGTAATCTGTACCCTCGCGATAATGCGGACCCACCGGTTGTAGACCCTTACCATCTTTCACCTCAGCAACATCCTAGTAACAATTTGTTTGGGAGCGGTAGGCTATATTCTCAAAGCTCGAAATATACGATGTCTACTACCTCCACAACGGCACCTTCCCTGACAGAAGCAGAcgatgaaaaggaaaaatacttGACCTCGACTACTTCATATGATGACCAGTCTACAATTTTCTCTGCAGATACTTTCAACGAAACGAAGTTCGAACTGAATCACCCAACGAGACAGCAGTATGTGAGACGTGCCAATTCGGAgagcaaaagaagaatggTGTCAGACTTGCCTCCTCCCAGCAAGAAAAAGGCACTGCTGAAACTAGATAATCCAATACCAAGAGGTTTGCTAGATACTTTGCCGCGGAGAAATTCCCCTGAATTTACAGAAATGAGATATACAGCTTGTACTGTTGAACCGGACGATTTTCTCAGAGAAGGTTACACTTTAAGGTTTGCGGAGATGAACAGGGAATGTCAAATTGCCATCTGTATTACTATGTACAATGAAGACAAGTATTCTCTTGCAAGGACTATCCATTCaattatgaaaaatgtTGCACATCTTTGCAAGCGAGAGAAATCACATGTCTGGGGTCCCAACGGTTGGAAAAAGGTCTCTGTTATTTTGATTAGTGATGGTAGAGCAAAAGTAAACCAGGGATCTCTTGATTACTTAGCTGCCTTGGGTGTCTATCAAGAAGATATGGCCAAAGCTTCTGTCAATGGTGATCCGGTCAAGGCGCacatttttgaattgaCCACTCAGGTCTCGATCAATGCGGATTTGGATTATGTTTCAAAAGACATTGTTCCCGTTCAATTGGTCTTCTGTCTtaaggaagaaaataagaaaaagatcaatTCGCATCGTTGGCTATTCAATGCATTTTGTCCCGTTTTACAACCTACTGTCGTTACTTTGGTTGATGTTGGTACACGTTTGAACAACACAGCTATTTATAGATTATGGAAGGTTTTTGATATGGATTCAAATGTGGCTGGCGCCGCTGGTCAGATCAAAACTATGAAAGGGAAATGGGGATTGAAACTATTCAATCCACTAGTCGCATCACAGAATTTTGAATATAAGATATCGAACATCTTAGATAAACCACTAGAAAGTGTTTTCGGTTATATCTCCGTGCTTCCTGGAGCCTTATCCGCTTATAGATATAGggctttgaaaaatcatgaAGACGGAACTGGGCCTCTTAGATCGTACTTTCTTGGTGAAACTCAAGAAGGTAGAGACCATGATGTCTTCACCGCCAATATGTACTTGGCTGAAGACAGAATTCTTTGTTGGGAATTGGTCGCCAAGCGAGATGCGAAATGGGTTCTGAAATATGTTAAGGAAGCCACTGGTGAAACAGATGTTCCTGAAGACGTTTCTGAATttatttctcaaagaagaCGTTGGTTGAACGGTGCGATGTTTGCTGCAATTTATGCTCAGTTACATTTCTATCAAATTTGGAAGACTAAACATTCTGTTGTACGCAAGTTCTTCCTGCatgttgaatttttttaccaaTTTGTTCAAatgcttttttcttggttttctATTGCAAATTTTGTTCTTACTTTCTATTATTTGGCAGGATCGATGAATTTGATTATCAAACATGGTGAAgctttatttattttcttcaagtatTTGATCTTTTGTGACTTAGCAAGTTTGTTCATTATCTCCATGGGTAATAGGCCTCAGGGCGCTAAACATCTATTCATCACGTCTATGGTTATATTGTCTATTTGTGCCACATACTCACTGATTTGTGGGTTTGTATTTGCCTTCAAGTCATTGGCTTCTGGTACAGAATCACACAAGATCTTTGTTGATATCGTTATCTCATTGCTGTCCACTTACGGTCTCTACTTTTTCTCCTCACTCATGTACTTAGATCCATGGCACATGTTTACATCATCTAtacaatattttttgacaCTTCCTGCTTTTACGTGTACTCTACaaatttttgctttctgCAATACGCACGATGTTTCTTGGGGTACCAAAGGATCCACGCAGGAATCCAAGCAATTGTCCAAGGCCATTGTGGTTCAAGGTCCAGATGGTAAACAGATTGTGGAAACAGATTGGCCTCAAGAAGTTGATAAGAAGTTTCTGGAAATCAAAAGCCGTTTGAAGGAACCTGAATTCGAAGAACCAAGCGGTAATGAGAAGCAATCCAAGAATGATTACTATAGAGACATAAGAACCCGAATTGTGATGATTTGGATGTTATCTAACCTTATATTAATTATGTCCATTATTCAAGTCTTTACCCCTCAAGATACGGACAATGGCTACTTGATCTTCATTTTATGGTCTGTAGCCGCTTTAGCCGCCTTTAGAGTGGTTGGTTCTATGGCCTTCTTATTCATGAAATACTTGCGTATGATCGTAAGTTACAGAAATAAAGTGGAAGGCAGTGGCTCCTGGGAATTTTCTAAAATGGACTTATCAAACGTTTTCCACAAGAAGGGCTAG
- the FIG1 gene encoding Fig1p (similar to Saccharomyces cerevisiae FIG1 (YBR040W); ancestral locus Anc_3.242), with translation MVAISMIWFFTKRMPRIFALIFNLISIFLLIFLLIGCYNPSNQSTFLVKYKFDDNSPFYSIIEKSYENSNITLGLEEVIIRSGYMGVCIDNIPSQYSIYNNMTTSSNRICYPRKDLSSVPLYKDLEIQLSNIASSNSKAQSSVILNILKLAQLTSVNVVHPYVLMATIILTILMFLLILYVTIPKIPFKLVINKFLLLLSPTLVLTWGIGAMWTHVGINASHRLVPSSSMNILAVKKGKKAATMAWFGFAFILLDSVILWLIYLRDRKSLKEEIDNVPCRQNRYNNYSSDSSTLHSKV, from the coding sequence atggtcGCTATCTCGATGATTTGGTTTTTCACCAAACGTATGCCCAGAATATTTGCATTAATCTTCAATTTAATTTCgatctttcttttgatatttcttCTGATCGGCTGCTACAATCCATCAAATCAATCAACCTTCTTAGTCAAATAtaaatttgatgacaatTCACCCTTTTATTCTATCATAGAAAAGTCATATGAAAACTCAAATATAACTTTGGGTCTGGAGGAAGTCATTATAAGATCCGGCTACATGGGTGTTTGTATTGATAATATTCCTTCTCAATATAGCATATACAATAATATGACTACATCGTCCAATAGAATCTGTTATCCAAGGAAGGATTTAAGCTCCGTTCCCCTGTATAAAGATTTGGAAATTCAACTTTCCAATATTGCGTCTTCCAATTCTAAAGCTCAGTCAAGCGTTATCCTaaacattttgaaattaGCTCAATTAACATCAGTTAACGTCGTACATCCCTACGTTCTGATGGCAACCATAATATTGACAATTTTAATGTTCTTACTGATCCTATACGTAACCATTCCTAAGATACCATTTAAACTGGTAATTAATAAGTTTCTTTTACTGTTAAGTCCAACTTTAGTTTTGACGTGGGGAATCGGTGCCATGTGGACACATGTGGGTATAAATGCAAGTCATAGATTGGTTCCGTCGTCAAGTATGAATATACTTGCTGTGAAGAAGGGTAAGAAAGCAGCAACAATGGCATGGTTTGGTTTTGCATTCATACTTCTAGATAGCGTGATTTTATGGCTGATATATTTGAGAGATAGAAAAAgcttgaaagaagaaatcgatAATGTTCCATGTAGACAGAATAGATATAACAACTATTCTTCGGATTCGTCCACACTACACTCCAAAGTATAG
- the ATP3 gene encoding F1F0 ATP synthase subunit gamma (similar to Saccharomyces cerevisiae ATP3 (YBR039W); ancestral locus Anc_3.241) codes for MLSRIVSNSVTRSVMCHQAQVGILYKTNPVRTYATLKEVEMRLKSIKNIEKITKTMKIVASTRLSKAEKAKISAKKMDEAEQLFYKNAQTKNLDVEATEGASPRELIVAITSDKGLCGSIHSQLAKAVRRHLNEQPNADIVTIGDKIKMQLLRTHPDNIKLSINGIGKDAPTFQESALIADKLLSVMKAGTYPKISIFYNDPVSSLSFEPSEKPIFNAKTIEQSPSFGKFEIDTDANVPRDLFEYTLANQMLTAMAQGYAAEISARRNAMDNASKNAGDMINRYSILYNRTRQAVITNELVDIITGASSLG; via the coding sequence ATGTTGTCGAGAATTGTATCTAACAGTGTAACGCGCTCTGTGATGTGCCACCAAGCACAAGTGGGTATTCTTTACAAGACCAACCCTGTAAGAACTTACGctactttgaaagaagtGGAAATGCGTTTGAAATCCATTAAGAATATTGAGAAGATTACGAAAACTATGAAGATTGTTGCATCTACAAGATTGAGTAAAGCTGAAAAGGCCAAAATTTCCGCAAAGAAGATGGATGAAGCTGAGCAGTTATTCTATAAGAACGcccaaacaaaaaatttggatgTCGAAGCCACCGAAGGGGCTTCTCCTAGAGAGTTGATTGTTGCTATTACATCGGATAAGGGACTGTGTGGTTCGATCCACTCTCAATTGGCTAAAGCTGTGAGAAGACATCTGAACGAACAACCAAACGCCGATATCGTTACCATCGGTGATAAGATCAAAATGCAGCTTTTGAGAACTCATCCTGACAACATTAAATTGTCGATCAACGGTATTGGTAAGGATGCCCCAACCTTTCAAGAATCAGCTTTAATTGCGGATAAATTATTGAGTGTCATGAAAGCCGGCACTTATCCAAAGATTTCCATCTTCTACAATGACCCGGTTTCTTCTCTGTCCTTTGAACCTTCTGAAAAACCGATCTTTAACGCAAAGACCATTGAACAATCTCCATCCTTCGgcaaatttgaaattgataCAGATGCGAATGTTCCAAGAGATTTATTTGAATACACTTTGGCTAACCAAATGTTGACAGCAATGGCTCAAGGTTACGCTGCTGAAATTTCTGCCAGGAGAAACGCTATGGACAATGCTTCCAAGAATGCTGGTGATATGATTAACCGTTACTCTATCTTGTATAACAGAACAAGACAAGCTGTCATTACTAATGAATTGGTTGATATTATTACCGGTGCTTCCTCTTTgggttga
- the CSG2 gene encoding mannosylinositol phosphorylceramide synthase regulatory subunit (similar to Saccharomyces cerevisiae CSG2 (YBR036C); ancestral locus Anc_3.227), with the protein MSTTLLWFSGVIGYVIQTKCLSNIQSRKEISGGPNGTIATPETNGDNGNSSSLTFYLTFMYFASWLLLVPVSRLWKKMRPMIVSDSESNRNSQTYSPNAETGTEEDVDVFSHVLDDPQPRIVTQQQKQKIISVATFKYLAKLTVLALIMIVADLTYNMALSLSPAFDVALIQNTAIFEIVTLLYGVCGISRKNYVFRNFLIMMNAVIGILIISYTKATCDMLAGKLSVNPDTGELSDPFLFDRLKGALICGLGALIMGPFAVLWNRWFCSNISKNENSAVVLVKQSTHMALIGIIGMIILLPFIPKFPSRGSLESISLFYNDKGFWFSLLGSIIFGSLPSLISVLELNRKAPAEYLTTCNLGAIIFMGLAEWICEPTQTTIVRWEVIGYIMLTVSLLVLSVTLGEGKYHH; encoded by the coding sequence ATGTCCACCACTCTACTTTGGTTTTCAGGTGTAATAGGATACGTGATTCAAACAAAATGTTTGTCCAATATACAATCCAGAAAGGAAATATCAGGGGGACCTAATGGTACAATCGCAACTCCCGAGACTAACGGCGACAATGGCAACTCAAGCTCATTAACTTTTTATCTGACATTTATGTATTTTGCATCGTGGTTGCTCTTGGTTCCTGTATCTCgactttggaagaaaatgagaCCGATGATTGTTTCTGATTCAGAATCAAACAGAAATTCACAAACGTACAGCCCCAACGCCGAAACTGGAACAGAGGAAGATGTCGATGTGTTCTCGCATGTGTTGGATGATCCTCAACCACGCATCGTAACTCAACAACAGAAGCAAAAAATCATATCTGTGGCTACTTTTAAATATCTGGCTAAGCTAACAGTGTTGGCTCTAATAATGATTGTCGCCGACTTGACCTATAACATGGCTTTGTCACTATCACCAGCATTCGATGTTGCTTTAATTCAAAACACtgcaatttttgaaattgttaCTTTGCTATATGGTGTTTGCGGGATCTCTAGGAAGAACTACGTTTTTCGCAACTTCCTCATCATGATGAATGCAGTCATTGGAATTTTAATCATCTCATATACAAAGGCTACCTGTGATATGCTTGCCGGGAAGCTGTCCGTCAACCCTGATACAGGAGAACTTTCAGACCCATTCTTGTTCGACAGGTTGAAAGGTGCTTTGATTTGTGGCCTTGGTGCCTTGATCATGGGTCCATTTGCTGTGTTATGGAACCGTTGGTTTTGCAGTAACATTTCCAAAAACGAAAACTCCGCTGTCGTCTTGGTCAAGCAAAGCACTCACATGGCCTTAATCGGGATTATCGGTATGATAATACTTTTGCCATTTATTCCCAAGTTTCCTTCTCGCGGGTCCTTAGAATCCATTTCCTTATTTTACAATGACAAGGGCTTTTGGTTCTCGCTATTAGGGTCAATTATCTTTGGCTCTTTACCCAGCTTGATTTCGGTACTAGAGTTGAACCGCAAAGCACCTGCTGAATATTTGACAACATGCAACCTTGGGGCTATTATCTTCATGGGGTTGGCTGAATGGATTTGCGAACCTACTCAAACCACTATAGTTAGATGGGAAGTCATTGGATATATAATGCTGACTGTTAGTTTGTTGGTCCTATCGGTAACGCTCGGTGAAGGCAAATATCACCATTAG